A segment of the Lolium perenne isolate Kyuss_39 chromosome 3, Kyuss_2.0, whole genome shotgun sequence genome:
TTACACAGGCCTTTGACCATGACATCCAGCAAATCAGCATCTGCGTCCAAGTTGTTCTCGATCATTTCTGTCAAGTAGTGCAGAGCCTTGTCCACCTCCCCAGCCGCACAATGCCCTTGAATCAACATGGTCCAGGTCTTGAGATCGGGCACACAACCCTCAGcctccatttcatcaaacaccttgcgaGCCTCATCGCACTTGTTGGCCTTGCAGAGCCCAAACACCAGCTGGCTATATGTAATGTTGTCTGGCTGGTGGCCGGCGGCTCTCATATCATACATGACCTCGGCGGCCTCATCGAACCTGCCGTTGCTGGTAAGAGCCCTGTGGATCCCATCAAACACGTCCTTGGACTTGAACTCATACACGGCCTCGTACTTCCTCACTACTCGATAGGCCAGCTCGAGATCAGGCGACGGCCCCAGGGCGATGCGCCTGAGGAGCAACGGCCCGTCCGCCTGGGACGGCTTGTAGGGGCTGTCCATCATGAGCTCGTAGAGCTCCACGGCCTGGGTCATCATGTGGCGTTTCTGGAACTGCCTGGAGAGCTTGACGTAGGTGTCGATGTCCAGGTGCATCCCGTGAGCCTTCATCTCCTGGATGAGGTCCCAGAACTCCCGCATGGACTCCTCCCGGCCGAGCACCCTGGCCATGGCGTTGTAAGCGGCGGACTCATGCTTGTAGCCGCAGTTCTGCCGGCCGGCCCACCGGAAGAAGGTCAGGGCCTTGGCCGGGTGGTCCCTCACCTCCCGGAGCACCTTGGTGACGGCGGTCTCCGTGAGCTCGACGCCCTCCAGCCTCTTATCGAGCGaaccatcctcctcctcgtcgtcgagcccgcggaggacggcggcggcgacggggtGGGCGTCGGTCCTGGCCTTGGCGAGGCGGTCGGTGAGTGAGGCGTAGTCAGCGTTGAGGCTGGCCTTCTTGAAGGAGGCGAGGGCGGCGAGGTAGGTGCCCTGGTCGACGGAGTGACCGGCGGCTTCCATGTCGCTGAGGAAGGGCCAGAAGTGCTGCGCGGCGGAAGTGGGGCGGGAGGCGAGGGTACGGAGCATGAGGTTGTAGGCTGCGGACCCCAGTGGGTGGCCCGACTCGGCGGAGCGGCGGAAGAAGGCGAGCGCGAGGGACGGGTCCTCCTTGGAGAGGCTGCGGAGCGAGTAGAGGACCGACTCCGTGGTCGGGGCCGGCGCGGGTGGAGGCGTGGAGGGGATGGGGATgggggtggtggcggtggagaagaggcggtgccggcggaggaggaggagacggaggTGGGAGGAGGCAGGCGGCGGCGCCATTTTGGGGGTTTGCGACTGGGAgaggaggaaggaggaggaggaggaggaacaggccGGGCCGGCCAAGTGAAATACTACAGTATGGGGAAGAAGAGGGCGATGTGGGGTGGGCTGGTCTGGGCTAGGCCCGTTGAACTTTGGGATATAATGGTTTGGGCTTCCAGGTGAATATATTTCACATAGGACGATAGGTTAAGTAAACAGTAATACCTAGGCGACTAGGGTTTTCCTCTACCTCTCCGGCGATCGACGCTTTCTCCGGCAGCAGGGCCTCTGATCCCCATCACCTCATCCATCTTCTTCCCCTCCCGTTGGGACTGTTCGGGCTGATCAAGGGGTCGACCTGATCGGCTGCCCGGCCTTGGTAGTCTCACGGTTTTAGGGTTTGAGATCAGATTAGGAGATGGCGGCGGCTTATGAGAAGGGCGAGGGAAGCAAGACGGCCAGCCAGATGGGATCTGAGATGGCGCTGGAAGAGCTGCTGCGAAGTCTGAATCTCAAGGGGGAAGACATTGCAGGCAGTGGCGGAGCGTGATGTAAAACAAAGGGAGGGCCAATTATCTATAATACGAGAAAATCATATAGAATGCTTGCAGAAGGCAACATATCCTATGCACCCGGTGGACTTGTGTGTCCATGCATCCGCTCCATCTGAACCATCTAATCCCCATCGAGCGTGCAGCATCAAGACCATAATTAATTTGCATTTACACGCCCGCCTAGACAGTTAAGTTAATGAAATCTAGCAGTAACTCCCTTTTGTGTGTTCCAGCTTTATAGATCTAAGTCATCGCGATCCATTTCTACGCCAATGGTGAATACAAAACGCGGCGGCCGGCGTGCGATCACAGAAGTGCAGACCCTGCAGGTTTCGAcggccggcggccggcggcgatgGCAGGCACCGGCGGCGACCACACAGCGGCGGCAGATTAGCACACAGCGTCTTCGAATCTAACTTGCCACAATCATCTTAGAAACCATCTAGTATATTCAATTGATAGACCAGAGGGTCTTCATCCATCTCTGGTTCCGAGAGAAAGCCAGACAACGAATTAAGCCTCTCATATACAAGAGCACCGTGCTGACTACTGCGCAGACGGGCAATGGAACTCGTACAGAACATGCATGACCGTCTCCCGATGGACTGAGTAAAAAATTGGAATCACACTTTAATTTATGATGTGGGCTAATAAGCTCTATGTAGCACACGCAGTTGCATGCATGTTACGAATCTTCTTCTGGAAGTGTTGCTGGCTGCGGCGTTGTGTGATCAGTGATCACCGCCGCCACTGTGTGGGTGCTTGCCGCCCTGCCACCATTCGTGGCTGTGTGATCACCGGCGGCGGCTGCCGTTGTGCGGGTTCCCGCCCTCGGCTACTACTATGTGAGGTCCGGCCCGCCGCCAGCCGTCGTCGCCGTGTTGTGCGATGGTCGCCACCGCCGGCTGCTGCATTGCGCCGATCTGTAACTTCTCTATCAACGAAGACTAAACATAGAAGGGGGGTTACTGCAAGACTCCATTAACTTAACTGTCTAGGCGGGCGTGTAAATGCAAATTGATTATGGTCTTGATGTTGCCCGCTGGATGGTTAACGTTCAGGTTCAGAAACATCATCTCTTTTGTTCAAGCTAGAGAATGCACGCTCAGCGCTAGCTTGGTTGTTGAATTTCAAACATTTTGTATATGTCTTGGTTGTTCAATTTCAACCAATGCCAATGGTTCATGTTTACGTTCAGAAGTATCATATCTTTTTTCTTTCGTCATGTTTCCTGATGGTTCATCTTGAAGAGTTGAACGAAAGCAGAGCTACCTAATGGATTTATACAAAAAATAGTAGGTCAGTTTTAAGAAAAGCATAGATCTTGAAGAGTTGAACCAGGGCAGGTCTACCTAATGGGTTTATACGGCGCCAAAGGCTATGCCTACGACCTGACAACCATTGTGGTCTGAAATTAGAGCTGTTGTTTGCTTCAGTTTGGGCTGATCTGAACTAGCAAGAGAATAAATAGAGAGACTGCCAGATAGACCATGGTGATTGGAGGGAAGAAGGAAGAACTAGAGAAGGGGATTTTGGGCAGACATGAGAGCTGGAGCCGAGTAGGGAACACACGCTTACGAGCAGTTCGTAGGAGAATGACGACGGCCAGTCTCAGTCGGTCATAGTTTTTCACTCCTGGGCCGGATGGGATTAGGCCATATGTACTGGTAGAAATTTTCTTCACTTTGAGAAGACTGGGCCGGAGCCCAGTATGGCCTCTGTGACCCTCCGCCAGTGATTGCAGGGATCTCGGTGGCAAAGAACGAGGTGGAGTCATTGAAACAAGACACAAAGTGGATGGCAGTGATGTGCTTATTGTCGCCTAAACCTTTTTGCGCGACCTCGCTGAAGAAGACGATGAAGTTCGCCTGGGCCCTGCCCAGGAAGTGACTTTCCGTGACCTGGAAGACAATAGGTTCGTGGTATAGGCGAATTGCTTGGGAGACTGGCAGAGGATCACAGAACATGGGCCTTGGATTTTCAGAGATCATGGTATGCTGATTGAGAAGTATGATGGTAGCGCCAAAGCGTCAATGGTAGAGCTGAACTGGATCCATGCATGGATCCGGATTTCATGACGTCCCAGAACTGTACCGCAAAAGGCCGATTATTACTAATCTGGCTGCGAATGTGGGAGAGGTGCTCCTAGTAGACATGGCCAGTTCAAGAGTGGACGGAGGAGATTTGGTAAGGGTGCGGGTCTGGCTTGACGTCGGGAAGGAGCTGACTCGCTTTGTAACTATCAAACCAGAAGGGGACCCCCTAGTAGTGATGTGTGTGAAGTATGAGAAGGTGCCGAGGTACTGTGTTGTTTACGGCCTCGTTGGTCATGTTAAAGAGGAATGCAGCACAGGGGTACATGCCCCAGAGGCAGCTGTTTTTGGCACTTGGATGCTAGCAGATACTGCCTGGAACCGATCTCGGAAGCAAGATGCAGGAGCTCGAAGTTATAAcagagtgtcaacacccggatttttaagtccagatgcctattatgccattcctcgcaatcccaggaatattgtttttgcgagacataatagattgatatcacaacacatcattcattacataccataatcgtcttacaaataaaggatcacatgatccagtctcattacaataatagaagttctattgatcaattacataacacatagcggaagcgaaatagcgtagtagtagtccatttattccacatgcaactgttgacgtcaggagtgatcctagttgtcgtagacgtcctgctgtccttcttccgggttctgatactcctcttcatagtctggccatttgaatagccagggacacagccatgagtactttaaagtactcgcaaactaatactaaggtaaatactatcaactatagtaagggggttctaagctctagtttcatttgcataaagccagttttatttcataagcactttaataatcaaaacatCTTCATTTACTAAACTCAaaagggaacattagtgtcattcccacaactcagttgtgattcaaagtcaaagtcacccttcaattcaagtcacaagtcaccattcatatttttagaaaagttctgatgacggaacaatatggccttttcaactgtccatgaccgcggacgcggctattcgaataggttaaactctgcagaggttgtacacttgtgccacaacaattgcaatagctcgtcaggggtaactggccctgatttatcgtacgcagtacgcgaactaccaatcctaacctttcatttacataccctagtataggaacCTCTCCCCGTGAGCTTGGCCTctcggtgaaaacaaaccgtcaacccgggaactgcacagggcttgggtaggacattcacctcatttcatgtcatttcactttcaatggaggcagcctcggcataacccctatgatgcttgtttagagggaacccatactaaaatacataagtttccagctaagccttacccagattcaggtattgtgggggtacttgtaaaattggaatggtatcgcatccgaacccaaccatcagtttttgtaaaattcaataagtcattcaccagtcatattcaccttcaaaatctttcaatagaatgactcatcattccaaggttttcaaagtcatttcatttcacaagctcccaactagagtagtcacttttaatgtttagcactagcaactagttatgaggggtgctaaatagcGTATAGCTttataggctaagtgtgatgctcctggaccactccataactaaaccaagtgaatcataaatcaaaagtaactttgataaataaaatcaagtaaagcttgtaaagtaaaaaacttggaataggatcataaagtaaaatgtaatggtgccttgctcttgtagagctttgcacaaatctatcttgcattggtaatagcttgccttgattggtgaggtgatcaaagttttcttctccttcctcttggtagcaggcctcttcctcttgatagtctccgataCTAGCgtttataaacgaatacgaggatacaatcaccaaacaacacttaagtagacttaatcagccttaatggctcacacaaatgatctagcatcactacttacatttaatccaaaattatgctagggtttccttatttagtaataggaaaataatttcctctcattgaaatgttgattagggtttctttttagtttgggagaaataatttcctctcattgaatcttcttaagatttaatcttctcaaataaccatgtatgatcatatgttgaccaaggtcaacacttcacacttattatttgagaaaaatgatttaaatgagattcatcatctcatgtgatttaaataaccattgtgaTTTAAATttcacaagtgagcaagtatgagcccatgcaatagaggtcatcatattacttcataacacttgggaaaatgatttaaatgaggtgctacacctcatagatttaaattcctaatttTTGAAATGGTTTATATGGGCTAgtgattgactacatagccaatattttgcttctagcgcatgatcatgtacagaacccatatcatttttttgcatggtaaattagagtttgtgagatgtgaattatgagaggtggaatcacctcaaaattcaaaagggttgatttttaatatttatttgaaaactGAAATTATCTGACTtgatatttttgctattcaaattctacacaagctatgatgttgaaaccagtggggttagctagataatttcataagctttccagaacatttcgaatcactcaatttgggtttatagattttaaactattcaatttatagcaaaGCATCAGTATTGAAATCACTAAACAAGATTTAAACGAATTTGAATTgatgggcctaggcgggaaaggATTTGGACCGAAATGAGAGAGAGAGAAGCAGGCCAGCCCAACTAACGCTGCGGGCCAACTGACATGGTGGGACCCAGCAGTCAGCGACTCAAATCACCCGAAGCGGTACCTGCGAATAGGAGCCGTGCGATTAGATGGCGATCAGACGGCCgtgcgtcgtcgtcatcgtcgacgaGAAAGGGTTGCgggcgcggcggaggtaggggtcggcggagagctggggctccggcgagggTCAGCGATGGAGCagggcgacgttgtcgatgatgaggagtcgaCTGGTACCAGTGGCAACTCCGATGGTGGCCGAATTCGACGGGTTGATCTGTGGCgggctccggcgatcgacggagcAATTGGAGCTCTCTAGGGCTTAATCAAAGTGGAGCAGGGGTTGAGGAGgtcgaggagaaggaggggagcagATTTGGTGTGGAGGAGGAAGTGCGGAAGAGGGTCTATTTATAATGGCACGCGTGTGATGTGGGTGCCATggaggtcgtcgacggcgagggctGTTCAGGgcacgaaggggcaaggcgatgggAGCGCGTGCTTGCAGGCATCATGGCGGTCACGACGCGCTTGATGGGGCAACGAATGGGGGACGAGAGCATGCTGGCATCGTTGCCGTCCTCGTAGTACGGGTGCGGTAGAGGTtggatcatggcgacggcgataGGTCCTCCGTAGGCGAGTGAGCATGTCCATGGGCTAGCTGGAGTGGTGAGGGCGCTCGATGCAGAGGTTGGCTTGCAGGGGTggactgaggcgacggcacggcgTGCGCTCTGGCATtgttctgggcgtgtctgggcgtgcgTTGTGTGGCCAATGCCGTGCTCGCGCGAGCAAGGGCCGTGCTGCGTGATGATCAGGGAGGTCAGGGGAGTGTACTGGACATGGTGATCGAGAGAGGGGAGGGCCAGAGAGAATGAGTGCATGGGGTGAGCATGGTGCACGGCATTGTGGAGTTCTTGATCATTTCTTCCCTTTTAGCAGAGCTGCAGTGCATAggatgatgcagaggaggtacatgagcaacaatgatcaaggatCAAAAGGGGTTTAGGCAATGGACCAGTGGTTAATAGAGTGTATGTCAAATGTCAAAgtctgcctgccaagtgttcgaggaaatggccgcaagagaattttgtttgaattttggaaatctttttggtgcatCTCAATCCTATATTTAAAGAGgtagaaaggtggtggtggtcaatttggggaaggtttgcaagatttcaaattggggttgatcttctctttgtttcaatgtctccacttggcatctctattctggtcaacctaggcagagtcaacactggtggtcaacatcaaacttgttcatcttgacatggtcttggatgaggtggcaagagttggccaagtttagtttaagaattttccaaaccaggggtgcaaagtgggtagGATGATATAaatgtcacatatgaccattatcatatgtgagtgggatttgattTTTTCCTTTGCTATGAATTGGTTTTCTTTGGTGCAAAagggtgtgttattgatatataagtgttttacaaacaatggcacaagcaaatgtggccttggttgaagatttgaaaagtgggccaaagtgtatgtgagtgaaaatggaattttctcactatttcatttctctctatttgatttgatttgtgttgactccaaagtgattcttattagtttaggaacatttccaaaccattgaaaccattccaaaaggtctagctcaaagatttgcaaaaatggccataaacacataagaggtgaaatgccaatttttcttaatcttgtaatttgttacccttgctttacttgggcatggttgAGGGTCCAATTagtgtgagattaggtttagagatggtttcacaccatttgggtaaggtataagtgcataggacaagaattgggtattatagctatgtgccacatatgcctctatgcatatgttgcatttgatttttaatttgacttggcttgacccaattgatgtggttgagtgttgaaatggtatagaggagagatccatccattcacaacatgtcttagggtcaagatcctcaaattcacaaatttgctatttactctcatatgcctctatggcatttttagtttctttttattttctttggtttcaacttggatttggtttgataagtactaggtaaggtttatgaaggttttctaaTCCTCTAAACAAAGtgaaaaggcctagggtaaagttttccaaaaatagccataggcacatatgcctttttcttatttaatttctttttattttgttttaacttggatggtgaaaagaggtgtgagatttagggtttaagatcatttcaaaatactttaacaagaaatcatggcaatagcacaagatttaagcaagatcactatgtatcaaacttaatttaataaaagtttttgttggttccaaattttggaaaaagggaaattcattttctttgttttgaaattcttgggatgttacaaacccttcccccttaaacaaatctcatcCCGAGAATTTAAGAAAATTTAGGTTCCTATGAAAGATTGAGCAATTGATTAACattaaaacatacttggcatggcctgaggtgcttcctgggcttcagtggcattcatgtggtagaaacggccgttgttgttgttctggttccttctacctgcgaagcggcgctgttgctgggcaggtgcagcagtattgggggatgtcttggcaagtttcttggggcattcatttgagtagtggcctacagtgccacattcatagcaggtgattgttgccttgtccttgggggtgatgggggtagcattgctcccagtcctcggggcagtattggtgtggttgttgttcccattgttgttgttgttgttgtggtggtggttgttgttgtggctgttgttggtgttgcctccgggcttcgggggtcctccgttgttattggtgtagttggggcgataactctgagcagtgggcttgttgtgtcttggggtgaatcctccagaggagttgttgcggtacttttgggtatggtggggtccattctggttcatcatccttctcttgcgattctcgttggcttgatgcagctttccttccatctgtatggctgagtccacgagggcttccaagtcagcgaacgaaatgttcactaacacagtttgcatctcatcatgcagtccattcaaaaatctctccttccttttctcgttggtgtcgatctcatccggggcgtaccttgacagagtgagaaacctgtcgcggtattccaccacggacatccttccttgtttgagttcgcggaactcgtctctcatcttcttgatcagtccttggggcacatgatattttctaaacttcagcttgaagtcttcccaggtcatcatctgtcccgcattcattgcacgggcacttgtccaccaggctctagcaggtcctaacaggtagtgggtggcgaacagtactttttctgcggcttcaactcccgcaacttcgaggttgttctccatggtctggagccagtcatcagcatcaaggggctcttcagtcttgttgaacattggagggttggtgttctgaaagttcttcagcttcgatccagggtgatcgtggtttccatggccttgattgttctgagctatctgttgcagtgcggcaatgttggcttggcgttcagctctttcgacttctcggtccgccatcatcatctgcagcatctacatcatggcatcctggttggcgctgcgggttggtggggccatctgaacattgaggtagatgataagataagagggaaatttctatggtttgttttgttaaagtttaaaaagttcataacttgaaaatttgagtagtgttgcgggggtaaaaaccaacaacactttttcattcataccaagcatcacacattacaaaactaacacaccgttggtttgaagaaccattcattcgttctaagatacaaggggatcctgatacaactcacacatacgaaagtgctttaaatgatactactcttcaggggaggattcttcatcttcatgggtaatgtgcttggcgaaaggcgagggtgttgtccaactccttgcgggtcttgtacagcatgtagtcgaggtaggcaacatagtggttcatctctgggtgcgggggcatgattattggtcttcccatggggtcatgtcttgggtagtaaatgaagcagGTATTCTTGAGCTTGTTTATATTCTGTCCAcatagacgggcaattgcttcctgcatcgctctgactagtccttccttccaagtgtttcccgttacagaaaaccagatggtttcccatattgggcctccaagctttcctctcagatctgcagtaacttcccaccgaggttgtcctcccgatggatggttgaggggtattccgaagaactcgggatacgggcgtcctagatatccaaccagttgtttcaaatccttctcaaacattaggtttcctccgtggccaagctgataagacttgcaggtgtactccatctgtgaagaattatgatgagtaagttagaggagtgagtagtgtgtcaaaattttatgtagtaatataaaaagaatagagcataactttcttattttgaaaaagatctcaaggataagagggagaataagttttcatcaataatcacttcatttgtttcaaaactaagtttttcagacgtccat
Coding sequences within it:
- the LOC127346211 gene encoding pentatricopeptide repeat-containing protein At3g48250, chloroplastic; this translates as MAPPPASSHLRLLLLRRHRLFSTATTPIPIPSTPPPAPAPTTESVLYSLRSLSKEDPSLALAFFRRSAESGHPLGSAAYNLMLRTLASRPTSAAQHFWPFLSDMEAAGHSVDQGTYLAALASFKKASLNADYASLTDRLAKARTDAHPVAAAVLRGLDDEEEDGSLDKRLEGVELTETAVTKVLREVRDHPAKALTFFRWAGRQNCGYKHESAAYNAMARVLGREESMREFWDLIQEMKAHGMHLDIDTYVKLSRQFQKRHMMTQAVELYELMMDSPYKPSQADGPLLLRRIALGPSPDLELAYRVVRKYEAVYEFKSKDVFDGIHRALTSNGRFDEAAEVMYDMRAAGHQPDNITYSQLVFGLCKANKCDEARKVFDEMEAEGCVPDLKTWTMLIQGHCAAGEVDKALHYLTEMIENNLDADADLLDVMVKGLCNQDKVDAAHTLFVEMVDKGELSPWKHTYKHIIRELLRVRKLEEALGLLKSMKARKFPPFADPFPPKIAEYGTLEDARDFLKALKGSVNTYPAYTVYLLMFKSFFAEGRYSEAQDLLYKCPFHIRKHHEVTKLFESIKAKTTS